In one Ornithorhynchus anatinus isolate Pmale09 chromosome 19, mOrnAna1.pri.v4, whole genome shotgun sequence genomic region, the following are encoded:
- the ANGEL2 gene encoding protein angel homolog 2 isoform X1 has translation MQAWCCVVGRGRHSMLSCDLPRLGRDWITLWESPWRFCWNRHISSCMRWPGHSPWAPYPYFRSSRSCPLNWRPVCLLGPSRNQFPSWNWRPDTFTQTFLFHLSNYSMDSEGDEPSSKRRKHQGIIKRHWESLCLPNAEKTKILGRKNKVPRFKEEKFDFSVMSYNILSQDLLEENSHLYTHCRQSLLNWSYRFPNILKEIKHLNADVLCLQEVQENHYKKEIRPSLESLGYHCEFKMRTGRKPDGCAICFKFSKFALVSANPVEFYRHNIPLLDRDNVGLVLLLQPKFQYTATPAALCVANTHLLYNPRRGDIKLTQLAMLLAEIASVAHQKDGRFCPIIICGDFNSVPGSPLYSFLREGKLNYEGLPIGKVSGQEQSPRGQKILSIPIWPRSLGISQNCVYEIHQASKVGKEGEAVTEAQTEETEILEAAEKVPSNLQHSFSLSSVYSHCLPDTGLPEVTTCLSKSAITVDYIFYSAAKEEEPMQPGAEVALVGGLKLLGRLSLLTEQDLWTVNGLPNENNSSDHLPLLAKFRLEL, from the exons atgcaaGCCTGGTgctgtgtggtggggagaggccG ACACTCTATGCTGTCCTGTGATCTGCCGAGGCTGGGCAGAGATTGGATTACATTGTGGGAGAGCCCTTGGAGATTCTGCTGGAACAGACACATCTCTAGCTGCATGAGGTGGCCAGGACACTCTCCTTGGGCTCCTTACCCGTACTTCAGGAGCAGCAGAAGTTGTCCACTAAATTGGAGACCAGTGTGCCTGCTCGGGCCTAGTCGAAATCAGTTTCCATCCTGGAATTGGAGACCGGACACTTTTACACAGACGTTTTTGTTCCACCTTTCTAATTACAGCATGGACTCTGAGGGAGATGAGCCATCATCCAAACGAAGAAAACACCAAG GAATAATAAAGAGGCATTGGgaatctctctgtctccctaatGCAGAAAAAACGAAGATCCTAGGACGTAAAAATAAGGTCCCAAgatttaaagaagaaaaatttGATTTTTCAGTGATGTCCTACAACATCCTTTCCCAGGATTTACTGGAAGAAAATTCACATCTGTATACACACTGTCGTCAGTCACTACTGAACTGGAGTTATAGGTTTCCCAATATTCTAAAGGAAATTAAACATTTGAATGCAGAT GTACTCTGTTTGCAAGAAGTCCAAGAAAACCATTACAAAAAAGAAATCAGGCCAAGCTTGGAATCTTTGG GATATCATTGTGAGTTCAAGATGCGAACAGGAAGGAAACCTGATGGCTGTGCGATTTGCTTCAAGTTTTCTAAATTTGCCCTTGTGTCTGCCAACCCAGTGGAATTTTACCGCCACAATATCCCCCTGTTGGACAGAGACAATGTTGGGCTCGTGTTGCTTCTGCAGCCCAAATTCCAGTACACTGCTACTCCAGCTGCCCTTTGTGTAGCTAATACACATCTGTTGTACAATCCAAGGCGAGGAGACATTAAATTGACTCAACTGGCAATGCTCCTGGCAGAGATTGCCAGTGTTGCCCATCAGAAAGATGGTCGTTTCTGTCCCATCATCATTTGTGGTGACTTTAACTCTGTTCCTGGCTCTCCACTATACAGTTTTCTAAGGGAAGGGAAACTCAATTACGAAGGACTTCCCATAGGAAAG GTGTCTGGCCAGGAGCAGTCTCCCCGGGGACAGAAAATTTTGTCTATTCCAATTTGGCCTCGAAGCCTAGGCATCTCACAGAACTGTGTGTACGAAATACACCAGGCATCAAAAGTTGGGAAGGAAG GAGAAGCTGTGACAGAAGCACAAACAGAAGAGACAGAGATCCTAGAAGCAGCTGAAAA AGTACCATCAAACTTACAACACAGTTTTAGCTTGTCCTCTGTTTACTCCCACTGCCTCCCTGACACTGGACTTCCAGAAGTGACAACCTGTCTCTCCAAAAGTGCCATCACAGTGGATTACATTTTTTATTCGGCGGCAAAGGAAGAGGAGCCTATGCAGCCAG GTGCGGAAGTTGCTTTGGTTGGTGGCCTAAAACTTCTAGGTAGACTCTCGCTTCTAACAGAGCAAGACTTGTGGACTGTTAATGGACTTCCCAATGAAAACAACTCTTCAGATCATCTTCCTTTACTGGCCAAGTTCAGACTTGAGCTCTGA
- the ANGEL2 gene encoding protein angel homolog 2 isoform X2, whose amino-acid sequence MLSCDLPRLGRDWITLWESPWRFCWNRHISSCMRWPGHSPWAPYPYFRSSRSCPLNWRPVCLLGPSRNQFPSWNWRPDTFTQTFLFHLSNYSMDSEGDEPSSKRRKHQGIIKRHWESLCLPNAEKTKILGRKNKVPRFKEEKFDFSVMSYNILSQDLLEENSHLYTHCRQSLLNWSYRFPNILKEIKHLNADVLCLQEVQENHYKKEIRPSLESLGYHCEFKMRTGRKPDGCAICFKFSKFALVSANPVEFYRHNIPLLDRDNVGLVLLLQPKFQYTATPAALCVANTHLLYNPRRGDIKLTQLAMLLAEIASVAHQKDGRFCPIIICGDFNSVPGSPLYSFLREGKLNYEGLPIGKVSGQEQSPRGQKILSIPIWPRSLGISQNCVYEIHQASKVGKEGEAVTEAQTEETEILEAAEKVPSNLQHSFSLSSVYSHCLPDTGLPEVTTCLSKSAITVDYIFYSAAKEEEPMQPGAEVALVGGLKLLGRLSLLTEQDLWTVNGLPNENNSSDHLPLLAKFRLEL is encoded by the exons ATGCTGTCCTGTGATCTGCCGAGGCTGGGCAGAGATTGGATTACATTGTGGGAGAGCCCTTGGAGATTCTGCTGGAACAGACACATCTCTAGCTGCATGAGGTGGCCAGGACACTCTCCTTGGGCTCCTTACCCGTACTTCAGGAGCAGCAGAAGTTGTCCACTAAATTGGAGACCAGTGTGCCTGCTCGGGCCTAGTCGAAATCAGTTTCCATCCTGGAATTGGAGACCGGACACTTTTACACAGACGTTTTTGTTCCACCTTTCTAATTACAGCATGGACTCTGAGGGAGATGAGCCATCATCCAAACGAAGAAAACACCAAG GAATAATAAAGAGGCATTGGgaatctctctgtctccctaatGCAGAAAAAACGAAGATCCTAGGACGTAAAAATAAGGTCCCAAgatttaaagaagaaaaatttGATTTTTCAGTGATGTCCTACAACATCCTTTCCCAGGATTTACTGGAAGAAAATTCACATCTGTATACACACTGTCGTCAGTCACTACTGAACTGGAGTTATAGGTTTCCCAATATTCTAAAGGAAATTAAACATTTGAATGCAGAT GTACTCTGTTTGCAAGAAGTCCAAGAAAACCATTACAAAAAAGAAATCAGGCCAAGCTTGGAATCTTTGG GATATCATTGTGAGTTCAAGATGCGAACAGGAAGGAAACCTGATGGCTGTGCGATTTGCTTCAAGTTTTCTAAATTTGCCCTTGTGTCTGCCAACCCAGTGGAATTTTACCGCCACAATATCCCCCTGTTGGACAGAGACAATGTTGGGCTCGTGTTGCTTCTGCAGCCCAAATTCCAGTACACTGCTACTCCAGCTGCCCTTTGTGTAGCTAATACACATCTGTTGTACAATCCAAGGCGAGGAGACATTAAATTGACTCAACTGGCAATGCTCCTGGCAGAGATTGCCAGTGTTGCCCATCAGAAAGATGGTCGTTTCTGTCCCATCATCATTTGTGGTGACTTTAACTCTGTTCCTGGCTCTCCACTATACAGTTTTCTAAGGGAAGGGAAACTCAATTACGAAGGACTTCCCATAGGAAAG GTGTCTGGCCAGGAGCAGTCTCCCCGGGGACAGAAAATTTTGTCTATTCCAATTTGGCCTCGAAGCCTAGGCATCTCACAGAACTGTGTGTACGAAATACACCAGGCATCAAAAGTTGGGAAGGAAG GAGAAGCTGTGACAGAAGCACAAACAGAAGAGACAGAGATCCTAGAAGCAGCTGAAAA AGTACCATCAAACTTACAACACAGTTTTAGCTTGTCCTCTGTTTACTCCCACTGCCTCCCTGACACTGGACTTCCAGAAGTGACAACCTGTCTCTCCAAAAGTGCCATCACAGTGGATTACATTTTTTATTCGGCGGCAAAGGAAGAGGAGCCTATGCAGCCAG GTGCGGAAGTTGCTTTGGTTGGTGGCCTAAAACTTCTAGGTAGACTCTCGCTTCTAACAGAGCAAGACTTGTGGACTGTTAATGGACTTCCCAATGAAAACAACTCTTCAGATCATCTTCCTTTACTGGCCAAGTTCAGACTTGAGCTCTGA